The Raphanus sativus cultivar WK10039 chromosome 2, ASM80110v3, whole genome shotgun sequence genome includes a region encoding these proteins:
- the LOC108827606 gene encoding probable WRKY transcription factor 11 isoform X1 — protein sequence MAVDLMRFPKMDDQKAIEEAASQGLQSMEHLIRVLSNRPEQHSNVDCSEITDFTDFTVSKFKTVISLLNRTGHARFRRGPVHSTPSSPPPIQQSQFVKTAQSEAPVISQPAARTTASLPPSRPSVTLDFTKPTIFGSKPNSSELDFSKENFSVSLSSSFMSSALTGGDGSVSKGSSIFAPSQPVTSSGKPPLAGHPYRRRCVEHEHSQNFSGRISGSGHGKCHCKKSRKDRPKRTVRVPAISAKIADIPPDEFSWRKYGQKPIKGSPHPRGYYRCSTYRGCPAKKHVERALDDPAMLIVTYEGEHHHKQSAMQMNVSSSGVNDLVFASA from the exons ATGGCCGTTGATCTAATGCGTTTCCCTAAGATGGATGATCAAAAAGCTATCGAGGAGGCTGCATCGCAAGGTCTACAGAGCATGGAACACCTGATCCGCGTCCTCTCTAACCGCCCCGAGCAACACAGCAACGTTGACTGCTCCGAGATCACCGACTTCACCGACTTCACCGTCTCCAAATTCAAAACCGTTATTTCCCTCCTTAACCGTACAGGCCACGCCCGGTTCAGACGCGGACCGGTTCACTCAACTCCCTCATCTCCTCCTCCTATACAACAGAGCCAGTTCGTAAAAACCGCTCAATCCGAAGCTCCGGTTATCTCCCAACCGGCGGCGAGAACGACGGCGAGTCTCCCTCCGTCGAGGCCGAGCGTGACACTCGACTTCACTAAACCGACCATCTTCGGATCCAAACCCAACAGCTCTGAGCTGGACTTCTCCAAGGAAAACTTCAGCGTCTCGTTAAGCTCTTCCTTCATGTCGTCGGCGCTAACCGGCGGCGACGGCAGCGTGTCCAAGGGATCTTCGATCTTTGCTCCGTCGCAGCCTGTCACATCCTCTGGTAAGCCGCCCTTGGCTGGTCATCCATACAGACGAAGATGCGTCGAGCACGAGCACTCTCAGAATTTTTCCGGCAGAATCTCCGGCTCCGGCCACGGCAAATGCCATTGCAAGAAAAG cAGAAAAGATCGTCCGAAGAGAACCGTTAGGGTACCGGCGATAAGTGCAAAGATCGCCGATATTCCACCGGATGAGTTTTCATGGAGGAAGTACGGTCAAAAACCTATAAAGGGCTCACCACACCCACG TGGTTATTACAGATGTAGTACTTATAGAGGATGTCCGGCGAAGAAACATGTGGAACGAGCTTTGGACGATCCAGCTATGCTTATAGTGACTTACGAAGGAGAGCACCATCACAAACAATCAGCGATGCAAATGAATGTTTCTTCTTCAGGCGTTAATGATTTGGTGTTTGCTTCGGCATGA
- the LOC108827606 gene encoding probable WRKY transcription factor 11 isoform X2: protein MAVDLMRFPKMDDQKAIEEAASQGLQSMEHLIRVLSNRPEQHSNVDCSEITDFTDFTVSKFKTVISLLNRTGHARFRRGPVHSTPSSPPPIQQSQFVKTAQSEAPVISQPAARTTASLPPSRPSVTLDFTKPTIFGSKPNSSELDFSKENFSVSLSSSFMSSALTGGDGSVSKGSSIFAPSQPVTSSGKPPLAGHPYRRRCVEHEHSQNFSGRISGSGHGKCHCKKRKDRPKRTVRVPAISAKIADIPPDEFSWRKYGQKPIKGSPHPRGYYRCSTYRGCPAKKHVERALDDPAMLIVTYEGEHHHKQSAMQMNVSSSGVNDLVFASA, encoded by the exons ATGGCCGTTGATCTAATGCGTTTCCCTAAGATGGATGATCAAAAAGCTATCGAGGAGGCTGCATCGCAAGGTCTACAGAGCATGGAACACCTGATCCGCGTCCTCTCTAACCGCCCCGAGCAACACAGCAACGTTGACTGCTCCGAGATCACCGACTTCACCGACTTCACCGTCTCCAAATTCAAAACCGTTATTTCCCTCCTTAACCGTACAGGCCACGCCCGGTTCAGACGCGGACCGGTTCACTCAACTCCCTCATCTCCTCCTCCTATACAACAGAGCCAGTTCGTAAAAACCGCTCAATCCGAAGCTCCGGTTATCTCCCAACCGGCGGCGAGAACGACGGCGAGTCTCCCTCCGTCGAGGCCGAGCGTGACACTCGACTTCACTAAACCGACCATCTTCGGATCCAAACCCAACAGCTCTGAGCTGGACTTCTCCAAGGAAAACTTCAGCGTCTCGTTAAGCTCTTCCTTCATGTCGTCGGCGCTAACCGGCGGCGACGGCAGCGTGTCCAAGGGATCTTCGATCTTTGCTCCGTCGCAGCCTGTCACATCCTCTGGTAAGCCGCCCTTGGCTGGTCATCCATACAGACGAAGATGCGTCGAGCACGAGCACTCTCAGAATTTTTCCGGCAGAATCTCCGGCTCCGGCCACGGCAAATGCCATTGCAAGAAAAG AAAAGATCGTCCGAAGAGAACCGTTAGGGTACCGGCGATAAGTGCAAAGATCGCCGATATTCCACCGGATGAGTTTTCATGGAGGAAGTACGGTCAAAAACCTATAAAGGGCTCACCACACCCACG TGGTTATTACAGATGTAGTACTTATAGAGGATGTCCGGCGAAGAAACATGTGGAACGAGCTTTGGACGATCCAGCTATGCTTATAGTGACTTACGAAGGAGAGCACCATCACAAACAATCAGCGATGCAAATGAATGTTTCTTCTTCAGGCGTTAATGATTTGGTGTTTGCTTCGGCATGA
- the LOC108840270 gene encoding uncharacterized protein LOC108840270, with the protein MARLFVSIPMQTAALSALSQPLFPPPVSCFVDGGVGGLCFTRRIRDCSVMVRAGPSTSSYLLAFAIPATLIAATVFTSAKIADKLDDDFLEDIAFNQAIKAAEDGENGQGEISMDDLIKEPVLQRTRKRPKREV; encoded by the exons atggcgAGACTCTTCGTCTCTATCCCTATGCAAACGGCAGCCTTGTCGGCGCTTTCTCAGCCTCTATTTCCGCCACCGGTGAGCTGTTTCGTCGATGGAGGGGTGGGAGGATTATGTTTTACAAGAAGAATCAGAGACTGTTCCGTGATGGTGCGAGCAGGGCCAAGTACGAGTAGCTACTTGCTCGCGTTCGCCATTCCTGCTACTCTTATCGCCGCTACTGTTTTCACTTCGGCTAAGATCGCTGATAAGCTTGATGATGACTTCCTCGAAGAT ATTGCGTTCAACCAGGCGATAAAAGCAGCAGAAGATGGAGAGAATGGCCAAGGTGAAATCTCGATGGACGATTTGATTAAAGAGCCTGTGCTTCAACGAACACGTAAACGTCCTAAGCGTGAAGTTTAa